One genomic segment of Brassica napus cultivar Da-Ae chromosome A3, Da-Ae, whole genome shotgun sequence includes these proteins:
- the LOC106444122 gene encoding F-box protein At3g17710-like has translation MAPENLPWDLEEKILSGLPPLYLVRFRTVSQHWNALLNDTRFINNHLARVRPQIIFLTESKVYSIDIDLGGGGADPTIEVREIPSDFPYQATDLTHTTITTCDGFLFRDFWKQGVAIWNPWLKQVGWIEYVDKDFHLCGVGYDRTRADKSYKILGYFNCLRTVSNTYQVGYKKVAVYECASHALKFLDVPFKQWPNMAPLSLNGNLYWVTRNPEDTHRHEYVIRSFDFSSEMFKTFCLLPCRKNHSRDELLLAVYKRDGFSLLKQCYVTGEIEIWVTKNKIDEEEVEWINLMTFPTSNLPKLINKLCGVSYFIYDKTLIMCCGDEETGAAGIYIMREDICKKIQIDLGVVRFSHCVYLPNFGSVPSEFRPLRV, from the coding sequence ATGGCGCCGGAGAATCTTCCATGGGATTTGGAGGAGAAGATACTCTCTGGGCTTCCACCTCTATATCTTGTTCGGTTCAGAACCGTATCTCAACACTGGAACGCTCTTCTAAACGACACGAGGTTCATCAACAACCACTTGGCTCGTGTCCGTCCCCAAATCATTTTCCTGACCGAATCTAAGGTTTACTCCATTGACATTGATCTCGGCGGAGGTGGCGCTGATCCAACGATAGAGGTGCGTGAGATACCATCAGATTTTCCTTATCAAGCTACGGACTTGACGCATACAACCATCACAACTTGCGATGGGTTCTTGTTTCGTGACTTTTGGAAGCAAGGTGTTGCGATTTGGAACCCGTGGCTAAAACAAGTTGGTTGGATCGAGTACGTTGATAAAGACTTCCATTTATGCGGTGTAGGGTACGATAGGACAAGAGCCGACAAGAGTTACAAGATCTTGGGGTACTTTAACTGTCTCCGTACGGTTAGCAACACTTACCAAGTAGGTTATAAAAAAGTTGCGGTCTACGAGTGTGCATCTCACGCGTTAAAGTTTCTTGATGTCCCTTTCAAGCAGTGGCCCAATATGGCACCTTTGTCTTTGAACGGGAATCTTTATTGGGTCACTAGAAACCCGGAGGACACTCATCGTCATGAGTATGTCATCCGAAGCTTTGATTTCTCGAGTGAGATGTTCAAAACCTTTTGTCTCCTCCCTTGCCGGAAGAACCATTCTCGCGATGAATTGCTCCTAGCGGTTTATAAGAGAGATGGTTTCTCTTTGTTAAAGCAATGCTATGTAACGGGTGAGATTGAGATTTGGGTAACAAAGAACAAGATCGATGAAGAGGAAGTGGAGTGGATAAACTTGATGACTTTTCCAACAAGTAACTTACCCAAGTTAATCAATAAGCTTTGTGGGGTTAGTTACTTCATCTATGACAAGACTCTAATCATGTGTTGTGGGGACGAAGAAACTGGAGCAGCTGGCATCTATATTATGAGGGAAGATATATGCAAGAAGATTCAAATAGATCTTGGGGTTGTTAGGTTTTCTCACTGTGTTTATCTTCCAAATTTTGGCTCGGTTCCTTCAGAATTCAGACCGCTGCGAGTTTAA